In Notamacropus eugenii isolate mMacEug1 chromosome 1, mMacEug1.pri_v2, whole genome shotgun sequence, one genomic interval encodes:
- the TIMM23B gene encoding mitochondrial import inner membrane translocase subunit Tim23B → MEGGGGNTNRSTGGLAGFFGGSGAGMSYSNADLAGVPLTGMSPLSPYLNVDPRYLIQDTDEFILPTGANKTRGRFELAFFTIGGCCITGAAFGAVNGFRLGLKETQKMAWSKPRNVQILNVVTRQGALWANTLGSLALLYSAFGVVIEKTRGAEDDINTVAAGTMTGMLYKCTGGLRGVAKGGLTGLALTSLYALYNNWEHMKGFLTQQSL, encoded by the exons ATGGAGGGCGGCGGAGGCAACACCAACAGGAGCACGGGAGGCCTGGCGGGGTTTTTCGGCGGGAGCGGCGCCGGGATGAGCTACTCGAACGCCGATCTGGCCGGAGTGCCCC TTACTGGTATGAGTCCTCTCTCTCCGTATTTAAATGTGGATCCCAGATATCTTATACAG gACACAGATGAGTTTATTTTACCCACTGGAGCCAATAAAACACGGGGCAGGTTTGAATTGGCATTTTTTACCATTGGAGGATGCTGTATAACAG GAGCTGCATTTGGAGCAGTGAATGGTTTTAGGCTGGGACTGAAAGAAACGCAAAAGATGGCCTGGTCCAAACCAAGAAATGTACA GATTTTGAATGTGGTAACCAGGCAAGGGGCACTATGGGCTAACACTCTAGGCTCTCTGG cTTTGCTCTATAGCGCATTTGGTGTTGTCATAGAAAAAACCCGAGGTGCAGAAGATGACATCAATACAGTAGCAGCTGGAACCATGACAGGAATGTTGTATAAATGTACAG gtggtCTTCGTGGAGTAGCAAAAGGTGGTTTGACCGGACTAGCCCTTACTAGCCTGTATGCCTTGTATAACAACTGGGAGCACATGAAAGGCTTCTTGACACAACAGTCACTTTAG